In Cyprinus carpio isolate SPL01 chromosome A14, ASM1834038v1, whole genome shotgun sequence, a single window of DNA contains:
- the LOC109053438 gene encoding LOW QUALITY PROTEIN: TBC1 domain family member 9B-like (The sequence of the model RefSeq protein was modified relative to this genomic sequence to represent the inferred CDS: inserted 2 bases in 1 codon), protein MWITPEEVLLANALWVSERANPYFILQRRKGHGRGGGITGLLVGTLDVVLDSSARVAPYRILHQTGESQIFWNIACGSSRKEITEHWEWLETNLLQTLSIFDNDDDITTFVKGKIQGIIAEENKSGKPQEDEDPGKFREAELKMRKLFGMPEEEKLVNYYPCSYWKGRVPRQGWIYLSVNHLCFYSFLLGKEVSLVVQWTDVTQLDKNATLVFPESIRVSTRGTEHFFSMFLNINETFKLMEQLANIAMRQLLDNESFSADRSLPKPCKTLKNVSALKRDLDARAKNERYRALFRLTQDERLDGHTDCTLWTPFAKMHVVGQMFVSNNYICFASREEDLCQLIIPLREVTIVEKADSSSVFLSSLLLISNKKMVIFVFENLRECVFVVERICXFLWRTPDRPCGLNTQSENPSPSTPPSLPPSPPVLGLGEMPQNQHYSPSLPTAKKGLLQIYQQDVPEELGPKVTREKMKEESWNIHFFEFGRGVCMYRTSKTRELVLNGIPESLRGELWLLFSGAQNEMATHTGYYASLVEQAMGKCTLATEEIERDLHRSMPEHHAFQNEMGIAALRRVLTAYAYRNPTIGYCQAMNIVTSVLLLYCTEEEAFWLLVALCERMLPDYYNTRVVGALVDQGVFEELTRECLPLLYEHMQDLGVISTISLSWFLTLFLSVMPFDSAVLLVDCFFYEGIKVIFQVALAVLHANMDQLLSCSDEGEAMTILGRYLDNVVNKQTVSSPIPHLHALLTSGNNPPPEIDVFELIKASYEKFGSLRADVIEQMRFKQRLKVIQSLEDTAKRSVVRAIMTESAFSIEELEELYVLFKAKHIMSCYWGASSTAAERHDPSLPYLEQYRIDSGQFTQLFSALAPWSCGLHTNTLSSRLFRLLDQNKDSLINFKEFVTGLSGMCHGDMTEKLKLLYRLHLPPALCPEEAESALEAAQFFTDDDMPQDPPFLSHLDFLAQEVTSGEELKEAGDALPATDTDERKEEKPKDYKYYLRMWAKEKEPKKESIKDLPRMNQEQFIEMCKTLYNMFSEDPMEQELYHGIATVASLLLRIGEVGKKFTNNGSKKTEVQLPPAVDALQPEREDSSGEGGSGQSLVSKALAEAQLETPPATAAGSDEEAKDDTSVSSYSVVSAGSLQCEDIADDTVLIGCASGDAVDRRRGSVPDADWSITFEQVLASFLTETSLVDYFEKKHDIQSKITACKSLRAVERQISTSSDLDFSLNTH, encoded by the exons gtTTGCTGGTGGGTACGCTGGATGTGGTGTTGGACTCGAGTGCTCGCGTGGCTCCGTACAGGATCCTGCACCAGACGGGAGAGTCACAGATCTTCTGGAATATTGCTTGTG gctCGTCTCGTAAGGAGATCACTGAACACTGGGAGTGGCTCGAGACAAACCTACTGCAGACTCTGTCCATCTTTGACAACGACGATGACATTACCACCTTCGTCAAGGGCAAAATACAG GGCATCATTGCTGAAGAGAATAAAAGTGGCAAACCTCAGGAAGACGAGGATCCCGGGAAGTTCCGTGAAGCCGAGCTGAAGATGCGGAAGTTGTTCGGAATGCCGGAGGAAGAGAAGCTGGTGAACTATTACCCCTGCAGCTACTGGAAGGGCAGAGTCCCGCGGCAGGgctggatctacctgtctgtaaATCACCTCTGCTTCTACTCCTTTCTGCTGGGAAAAGAGG TTTCGCTGGTGGTGCAGTGGACGGACGTCACACAGTTGGACAAGAACGCCACGCTGGTTTTCCCCGAGAGCATCCGCGTGAGCACGCGCGGCACCGAGCACTTCTTCTCCATGTTCCTCAACATCAACGAGACCTTCAAACTGATGGAGCAGCTGGCCAACATCGCCATGAGACAGCTGCTGGACAACGAGAGCTTCTCCGCCGACCGCTCGCTCCCCAAACCCTGCAAGACGCTGAAAAACGTCTCTGCGCTCAAGAG GGACTTGGACGCACGTGCAAAGAATGAGCGGTACAGAGCGCTGTTCCGGCTCACACAGGACGAGCGTTTGGATGGACACACCGACTGTACGCTCTGGACGCCGTTCGCTAAGATGCATGTCGTCGGTCAAATGTTTGTTTCTAATAACTACATCTGCTTTGCCAGTCGAGAGGAAGATCTGTGTCAACTTATCATTCCACTGAGAGAG GTGACTATAGTGGAGAAAGCAGACAGCAGCAGTGTTTTTCTGAGTAGTCTGTTGTTGATCAGTAATAAAAAGatggtgatttttgtttttgaaaatctaagagagtgtgtttttgttgtagagCGTATCTG GTTTTTGTGGCGCACGCCTGACAGGCCATGTGGCCTGAACACTCAATCT GAGAATCCCAGCCCGAGTACGCCACCCTCTCTGCCCCCGTCCCCTCCTGTCCTGGGGCTCGGAGAGATGCCCCAAAACCAACACTACAGCCCCAGTCTGCCCACTGCCAAGAAGGGCCTACTGCAAATCTACCAGCAGGACGTCCCGGAGGAGCTGGGGCCCAAAGTG ACGAGAGAGAAGATGAAAGAGGAATCATGGAACATCCATTTCTTTGAGTTTGGCCGGGGAGTGTGTATGTACCGCACATCTAAGACCAGAGAGCTGGTTCTGAACGGGATACCAGAGAGTTTGCGAGGAGAACTGTGGCTGCTGTTCTCAG GTGCTCAGAACGAGATGGCCACACACACGGGTTACTATGCCAGTTTGGTTGAGCAGGCGATGGGTAAATGTACTCTAGCGACTGAGGAGATTGAGAGAGACCTGCACCGCTCCATGCCTGAACATCACGCCTTCCAGAACGAGATGGGCATCGCTGCCCTGAGACGCGTCCTGACCGCCTACGCTTACAGAAACCCTACCATCGGATACTGCCAG GCGATGAACATCGTTACGTCCGTCTTGTTGTTGTATTGTACTGAAGAGGAGGCGTTCTGGCTGCTTGTGGCGCTGTGTGAACGGATGCTGCCCGACTATTACAACACTAGAGTTGTAG GAGCGCTGGTGGATCAGGGTGTGTTTGAGGAGCTGACCCGCGAGTGTTTGCCACTGTTGTATGAGCACATGCAGGATTTGGGCGTCATCTCCACCATCTCTCTGTCCTGGTTCCTCACGCTCTTCCTGTCCGTCATGCCTTTCGACAGTGCGGTGCTGCTGGTCGACTGCTTCTTCTACGAGGGCATTAAAGTCATTTTCCAG GTGGCATTAGCTGTGCTACATGCAAACATGGATCAGCTGCTGTCCTGTTCAGATGAGGGAGAGGCCATGACTATTCTGGGCAG ATATTTGGATAATGTTGTAAATAAGCAGACCGTTTCTTCACCTATTCCTCACCTTCATGCCCTGTTGACCAGTGGCAACAACCCTCCGCCAGAGATTGATGTCTTTGAGCTCATTAAAGCATCCTATGAG AAGTTTGGTAGCCTGCGTGCTGATGTCATCGAGCAGATGAGGTTCAAACAAAGGTTAAAGGTCATACAGTCACTAGAAGACACAGCCAAGAGGAGTGTG gTGAGAGCGATCATGACCGAGTCCGCTTTCAGTATTGAGGAGTTGGAAGAATTGTATGTTCTTTTTAAG GCGAAGCACATCATGAGTTGTTACTGGGGTGCGAGCAGCACCGCGGCGGAGCGGCACGACCCGAGTCTGCCGTATCTGGAGCAGTATCGCATCGACAGCGGCCAGTTCACTCAGCTCTTCTCCGCTCTGGCGCCCTGGAGCTGCGGCCTTCACACCAACACGCTCTCCAGCAGACTCTTCCGCCTGCTCGACCAAAACAAAGACTCTCTCATCAACTTCAAAGAGTTTGTGACCGGACTCA GTGGAATGTGTCATGGAGATATGACGGAAAAACTCAAACTTCTCTACAGACTCCACCTGCCTCCTG CGTTGTGTCCAGAGGAGGCAGAGTCAGCACTGGAGGCCGCGCAGTTCTTCACTGACGATGACATGCCACAGG ATCCTCCCTTCCTGTCTCATCTGGACTTCCTGGCACAGGAAGTGACCTCAG GTGAGGAGCTGAAGGAGGCAGGAGACGCATTACCGGCCACGGACACAGATGAGAGAAAAG AGGAGAAGCCGAAGGACTATAAGTACTATCTGAGAATGTGGGCCAAAGAAAAAGAGCCAAAGAAGGAGAGCATCAAAGATCTGCCTCGGATGAATCAG GAGCAGTTCATTGAGATGTGTAAGACTCTCTACAACATGTTCAGTGAAGATCCCATGGAGCAGGAGCTGTATCACGGCATCGCCACGGTGGCGAGCCTCCTGCTGCGCATCGGAGAAGTGGGCAAGAAATTCACCAACAACGGCAGCAAGAAAACCGAAGTCCAGCTGCCCCCAGCAGTCGACGCTCTGCAGCCGGAGAGGGAGGACTCATCCGGGGAGGGAGGATCCGGACAGTCCTTGGTCTCGAAGGCCCTGGCGGAGGCACAGCTGGAGACACCACCTGCAACCGCAGCCGGCTCTGACGAAGAGGCCAAAGACGACACGTCCGTTTCGTCCTACTCTGTAGTGAGTGCTGGTTCGCTGCAGTGCGAGGACATCGCCGACGACACAGTGCTGATTGGCTGCGCGAGCGGAGACGCGGTGGATCGGAGGCGGGGCAGTGTGCCGGATGCCGATTGGTCGATCACCTTTGAGCAGGTTTTAGCATCGTTCCTGACGGAAACATCGCTGGTCGACTACTTTGAGAAAAAACATGACATCCAGAGCAAAATAACGGCATGCAAGTCACTGAGAGCCGTGGAAAGACAGATAAGCACATCAAGCGATCTCGATTTCTCTCTGAACACACACTGA